DNA from Caldilineales bacterium:
TCGCGCAGCCTGTTGCTCACCAGCCCCAGCGTCAGGCGTGTGCCATAGACGGGCGCTTTGATCTGGCTGAGGACGTAGGGCAGGGCGCCGATGTGGTCTTCGTGGCCGTGGGTGAGGATGAAGCCCTTGAATTTGGACTGGTTGTTGATCAGGTAGGCGAAGTCGGGGATGACCAGGTCGATGCCAGGGAGGTCGTCAGAGGGGAACATGAGGCCGGCGTCGATGGCGAAGATGGCGTCGTCGTATTCGAAGGCCATGATGTTTTTGCCGAATTCGCCCAGCCCGCCGAGCGGGATGATGCGAAGGGTGGATTCGGCGCCGTAGGAGGGGGAGGGTTTGTGCTTCAAAGGGTGATCCTCAAGTGCGGATTTCGACTCGCGATGGTGGGGTGCGAAACAAGGTCAGAGCAGGGTGAGTTGCTCGAAGGTGGGGGGCGGAGGGGGCGGGGGCTGGCGAAGTTGGCGCGCTTCAGCCAGCAAAGCGGGAATCTTGGCAAAATCGACCACCAAATCCTGACGCCAGCCGGGGTTGCGGAGGACGGCGGCAGGGTGATAGAGGGGGAGGACGATGCAGCGTTCGAGGTGCAAGGGCTGGCCGTGGACACGGGTGATGCGGGCGGTGGGTGGGAAGAAATGCGCCATCGAGAAGCGGCCCAAGGTGACGATGAGTAAGGGGTCGATCAGGGCGATCTGCTGCTCCAGATAGGGTTTGCAGGCTTCGATCTCTTGGGGCAGGGGGTCGCGGTTTTCGGGCGGGCGGCATTTGATCACGTTGGCGATGAAGCAGTCCTGCCGGGCGAGGCCGATGCTCTGCAATAGCCCCTCGAGAAGCTGGCCCGAACTGCCGACAAAGGGCC
Protein-coding regions in this window:
- a CDS encoding uracil-DNA glycosylase; translation: MLPPDLPRLAEQIRSCQRCPLGRLRTQAVPGEGRADAELMFVGEGPGFHEDRQGRPFVGSSGQLLEGLLQSIGLARQDCFIANVIKCRPPENRDPLPQEIEACKPYLEQQIALIDPLLIVTLGRFSMAHFFPPTARITRVHGQPLHLERCIVLPLYHPAAVLRNPGWRQDLVVDFAKIPALLAEARQLRQPPPPPPPTFEQLTLL